Proteins encoded together in one Deinococcus hopiensis KR-140 window:
- a CDS encoding heavy-metal-associated domain-containing protein: MTGMTNKPIRVLLGVRGMNRESGERVAAHLRGLPGIARATPDEGQIEIDYDPSQQTVMDLVRAVRTQGFLAGML; encoded by the coding sequence ATGACCGGCATGACGAACAAACCCATCCGTGTGCTTCTCGGCGTGCGCGGCATGAACCGCGAATCCGGCGAGCGGGTCGCGGCCCACCTGCGCGGCCTGCCCGGCATCGCGCGGGCCACCCCCGACGAGGGCCAGATCGAGATTGACTACGACCCCAGCCAGCAGACCGTCATGGACCTCGTGCGCGCCGTACGCACGCAGGGCTTCCTGGCGGGAATGCTGTAG
- a CDS encoding DUF1999 domain-containing protein gives MRYRTFSEADYPALQALDLAAQRHLDPAFDTLPQREREGRLSTSLPALKFYERSEHSFVAGDEAGEVQGAVLAQHVWQGDRPIVLVRTVLLSPEAGPSVASGLLHATVKSAYDTAVYEVHFALIPQLVAAAGEEGAHVTGQYAVRHLGTRADTAPGQRVGAGGGA, from the coding sequence ATGCGTTACCGCACCTTTTCCGAAGCCGACTACCCGGCCCTGCAGGCGCTGGACCTTGCCGCACAGCGCCACCTGGACCCCGCCTTCGATACCCTGCCCCAACGCGAGCGCGAGGGCCGCCTGAGTACCAGCCTCCCGGCCCTGAAGTTTTACGAGCGCAGCGAACACTCCTTCGTCGCGGGCGACGAGGCCGGAGAGGTCCAGGGCGCGGTTCTGGCGCAGCACGTCTGGCAGGGCGACCGGCCCATCGTCCTTGTGCGGACGGTGCTGCTGAGCCCTGAAGCTGGGCCTTCGGTCGCTTCTGGGCTGCTGCACGCCACCGTCAAGAGCGCCTACGATACGGCCGTCTACGAGGTGCATTTTGCCCTGATCCCCCAGTTGGTCGCGGCGGCCGGCGAAGAGGGCGCGCACGTGACGGGCCAATACGCCGTGCGCCACCTGGGCACGCGGGCGGACACGGCTCCTGGACAGCGTGTAGGCGCGGGAGGGGGGGCATAA
- a CDS encoding nucleoside deaminase: MPALDPAVHRPHLEEALRLAREAQVAGSAPVGAVLVDAEGRVIARGRNRVGEAQSPEHVGAASVAHAEMDLFFALGKVREGAELTLYTSLEPCLMCGGAAALLGVGRVVWATHDPWGGSGRLIAWSDHPAMQDTDVVPCPVPELEAEGARLFAPEAKRAFPEEGWALWRGRYPVETAEVE, from the coding sequence ATGCCTGCGCTTGATCCCGCTGTTCACCGTCCCCATCTGGAAGAAGCCCTGCGGCTGGCCCGTGAAGCCCAAGTGGCCGGAAGTGCGCCCGTCGGGGCGGTCCTCGTGGACGCCGAAGGCCGTGTGATCGCCCGGGGCCGCAACCGGGTGGGCGAGGCCCAGAGCCCCGAACACGTGGGGGCGGCCAGCGTGGCCCACGCCGAGATGGACCTGTTTTTCGCGCTGGGTAAGGTGCGGGAGGGAGCAGAACTCACCCTTTACACCAGCCTGGAACCCTGCTTGATGTGCGGTGGCGCGGCGGCCCTGCTCGGCGTGGGCCGCGTGGTGTGGGCCACCCACGATCCCTGGGGCGGCTCGGGCCGGCTGATCGCCTGGAGCGATCACCCCGCCATGCAGGACACCGACGTGGTGCCCTGCCCCGTGCCGGAGCTGGAAGCCGAGGGCGCACGCCTCTTTGCCCCCGAGGCCAAACGGGCCTTTCCCGAAGAAGGCTGGGCGCTGTGGCGCGGGCGCTACCCGGTGGAAACGGCCGAGGTGGAGTGA
- a CDS encoding long-chain-fatty-acid--CoA ligase — MTRPWLEQYEKGVPRDFAPGNDVLPDLLRRSAEGYADRTALTFLGAVTSYGELWEDALRFAAALQKIGVQPGERVSVMLPNCPQFVVAFYGALLAGATVVNTSPLYVPGELEHQLRDSGSETLILLDTFYPRYTQVAARVPVQRVIVTGIQDALPFPKNVLYPLKARREGSWVGVKAGGSVYSFKALLKGQAPTPHPVTVHPDGVALLQYTGGTTGVPKGAMLTHANLVANAGQARAWMTDLQPGTEVCLAAIPFFHVYGMTVAMNLSVLIAANIVLVPNARDIKMVLSQIAESGATLFPGVPTLYNAINNHPDTPAHDLTSIRACISGSAPLLLETARQFRQITGGANLVEGYGLTEASPITHTNPIAGEQREGSIGLPVPGMDALVMNELGQPLACGEVGELWVSGPNIMRGYWGRPDETAGVLREYAGQTWLLTGDMAVMEEGGYFRIVDRKKDLIIAGGYNIYPREVEEVLMTHPAVLEAAAVGVPDAYRGESVHAVVALKPGASVTEAEIVAHCRNGLSPYKVPRSVEFRPELPKTAVGKVLRRQLAEEARAAGEQKAAS; from the coding sequence ATGACAAGACCGTGGCTGGAGCAGTACGAGAAAGGCGTACCGCGCGACTTCGCGCCGGGCAACGACGTGCTGCCGGACCTGTTGCGCCGCAGCGCCGAGGGGTATGCGGACCGGACCGCGCTGACCTTCCTGGGTGCCGTGACCAGTTACGGCGAGTTGTGGGAAGACGCGCTGCGCTTCGCCGCCGCACTGCAAAAAATTGGGGTGCAGCCCGGCGAACGCGTCAGCGTCATGCTGCCCAACTGCCCGCAGTTCGTGGTGGCGTTCTACGGCGCGCTGCTCGCCGGGGCCACGGTGGTGAACACCAGCCCGCTGTACGTGCCGGGCGAACTCGAACACCAGCTGCGCGACAGTGGCAGCGAGACGCTGATCCTGCTGGACACGTTTTACCCGCGCTACACGCAGGTGGCGGCCAGGGTGCCTGTGCAGCGCGTGATCGTGACTGGGATTCAGGACGCGCTGCCCTTTCCCAAGAACGTGCTCTATCCCCTCAAGGCGCGGCGAGAGGGCAGCTGGGTGGGGGTGAAGGCGGGCGGCTCGGTGTACAGCTTCAAGGCACTGCTCAAGGGCCAGGCCCCCACGCCCCACCCCGTGACGGTTCACCCCGACGGGGTGGCGCTGCTGCAGTACACCGGCGGCACGACCGGCGTGCCCAAGGGCGCGATGCTGACGCACGCGAACCTCGTGGCAAACGCCGGGCAGGCCCGCGCGTGGATGACGGACCTTCAGCCCGGCACCGAGGTCTGCCTGGCCGCCATTCCCTTTTTCCACGTGTACGGCATGACGGTGGCGATGAACCTCAGCGTGCTGATCGCAGCGAACATCGTGCTGGTGCCCAACGCGCGCGACATTAAAATGGTCCTCTCGCAGATCGCCGAGAGCGGCGCCACCCTGTTTCCCGGCGTGCCCACGCTATACAACGCGATCAACAACCACCCCGACACGCCCGCGCATGACCTGACCAGCATCCGCGCCTGCATCAGCGGCAGCGCGCCCCTGCTGCTGGAAACGGCGCGGCAGTTCCGGCAAATCACGGGCGGAGCGAATCTGGTGGAAGGCTACGGCCTCACCGAGGCCAGCCCCATCACCCACACCAACCCGATTGCGGGCGAGCAGCGCGAGGGCAGCATCGGCCTGCCCGTGCCCGGCATGGACGCCCTGGTGATGAACGAGTTGGGCCAACCCCTTGCCTGCGGCGAGGTGGGCGAGCTGTGGGTCTCGGGCCCCAATATCATGCGCGGCTACTGGGGACGACCCGACGAGACGGCAGGGGTGCTGCGCGAATACGCGGGCCAGACCTGGCTGCTGACGGGCGACATGGCGGTGATGGAGGAGGGCGGCTATTTCCGCATCGTGGACCGCAAGAAGGACCTGATTATTGCGGGCGGTTACAACATCTACCCGCGCGAGGTGGAAGAGGTGCTGATGACCCACCCGGCCGTGCTGGAGGCGGCGGCGGTGGGGGTGCCCGACGCCTACCGGGGTGAGAGCGTCCACGCCGTGGTGGCCCTCAAGCCGGGGGCGAGCGTTACGGAAGCCGAAATCGTCGCCCACTGCCGCAATGGGCTGAGTCCCTACAAGGTGCCGCGCAGCGTGGAGTTCCGCCCCGAACTGCCCAAGACGGCGGTGGGCAAGGTGCTGCGCCGCCAGCTGGCGGAGGAGGCGCGGGCCGCGGGGGAGCAGAAGGCGGCGAGCTGA
- a CDS encoding transglycosylase domain-containing protein produces the protein MAGYAAFLPPPGRQPLFLRFLKLTTSLLLAGGVAAAGVGATYVTKWTRELPDYRELDNLSLGAETRVYARDGTPLGTLVPTIGEQKISRTLVRLDEISPFMTAALIANEDRRFFEHYGLDPYGIGRQFQRLARGEEAQGGSTLTNQLIKNTLLLDEYNQARTPDRKIKEWLLSVQVERAFTKEEILRNYLNAIYWGDGGPVELYGIYSAAQAYFRKTPKQLSLAESAYLTALIPSPNRYRDYKGQVRPVMKTLLARMVEDKWITQVQADAAWHEKLQPRGWKVTYDAGGNVTSAQLVDPSAKELKAVTTTRAGHFTSQVEQELIRRFGREKVYGSGGLRVYTTLDPKIQDAVETASREAQGVSAQGLPRGTTLGAVITDPYTGEVLGMVGQRIVPGRPIPDWNNAAQGQRQIGSTIKPLLYTTALSTGLTEDHREDDKPISFPCDSCKGGVYSPQNFEGHTTYRSMTIREALDRSLNLVTVRLADRIGLQTFFGKLRELGLQTNDGTGLAAALGAVETTPVKMAAAYAPFVNGGLYRAPRYIARVTTARGEVLYDAANDPTKPRRVWSPQVAWLGLDMIRGVVNDLTPAQGGLASRAKFGDWPVGGKTGTSNGPKDFWFVGTTPLYTGAVWVGKQQGGEMPVSYYSGFVNAPIWRRMMELAHAGKTPTKFVEPPGILYVNAPDPGWLPGVKMAVLDPRFKTDQTQVVQDDPAPTVYNEVAWSPSAPDPRTALVPVDRTTGRLATEFTPPENVVMRRVDIEALPGYSPDPNPAPLKDEQPDPQALKAVRAPGTAPAPTPKDDTSP, from the coding sequence ATGGCTGGGTATGCCGCATTCCTGCCCCCTCCCGGGAGACAGCCCTTGTTCCTGAGATTTCTCAAACTCACCACGTCGCTCCTCCTGGCGGGAGGGGTGGCCGCCGCCGGGGTGGGAGCCACCTACGTGACCAAGTGGACGCGGGAGCTGCCCGACTACCGCGAGCTCGACAACCTCAGCCTGGGGGCCGAGACCCGCGTGTACGCAAGGGACGGCACACCGCTGGGCACCCTGGTGCCTACCATCGGCGAGCAGAAGATCAGCCGCACGCTGGTCCGGCTCGACGAGATCAGTCCCTTCATGACCGCGGCGCTGATTGCCAACGAGGACCGGCGGTTTTTCGAGCACTACGGGCTGGACCCCTACGGCATCGGGCGGCAGTTTCAGCGCCTGGCGCGCGGTGAGGAGGCCCAGGGCGGCTCGACGCTAACCAACCAGCTCATCAAGAACACGCTGCTGCTCGACGAGTACAACCAGGCCAGAACGCCGGACCGCAAGATCAAGGAGTGGTTGCTGAGCGTGCAGGTGGAGCGCGCCTTTACCAAGGAAGAGATCCTGCGCAACTACCTCAACGCGATCTACTGGGGGGACGGCGGCCCGGTGGAGTTGTACGGCATCTACTCGGCGGCGCAGGCGTACTTCCGCAAGACGCCCAAGCAGCTTTCCCTGGCCGAGAGCGCGTACCTGACGGCCCTGATCCCGAGCCCCAACCGCTACCGCGATTACAAGGGACAGGTGCGGCCCGTTATGAAGACGCTGCTGGCGCGCATGGTGGAAGACAAGTGGATCACCCAGGTTCAAGCCGACGCCGCGTGGCACGAGAAGTTGCAGCCACGCGGGTGGAAGGTGACCTACGACGCGGGGGGCAACGTCACGTCGGCGCAGCTCGTGGACCCCTCGGCCAAAGAACTCAAGGCGGTGACCACCACCCGCGCGGGGCACTTTACCAGCCAGGTGGAGCAGGAACTGATCCGGCGCTTCGGACGGGAGAAGGTGTACGGCTCGGGCGGCCTGCGGGTCTACACCACCCTGGACCCCAAGATTCAGGACGCGGTGGAAACGGCCAGCCGGGAAGCACAGGGGGTCTCGGCGCAGGGGCTGCCGCGCGGGACAACGCTGGGAGCCGTGATTACCGACCCCTACACCGGGGAGGTACTCGGTATGGTCGGCCAACGAATCGTGCCGGGACGCCCAATCCCCGACTGGAACAATGCCGCGCAGGGCCAGCGGCAGATCGGCTCGACCATCAAGCCGCTGCTGTACACGACGGCCCTCTCGACCGGGCTGACCGAGGACCACCGCGAGGACGACAAGCCCATCTCGTTTCCCTGCGACAGCTGCAAGGGCGGCGTGTACAGCCCCCAGAACTTCGAAGGCCATACCACCTACCGCAGCATGACCATCCGGGAAGCGCTGGACCGCTCGCTGAACCTGGTCACGGTGCGCCTCGCCGACCGGATCGGCCTGCAGACCTTTTTCGGCAAGCTGCGCGAGCTGGGGCTGCAGACAAACGACGGCACCGGCCTGGCAGCGGCGCTGGGCGCGGTGGAAACCACGCCGGTCAAGATGGCGGCGGCCTACGCGCCCTTTGTGAACGGTGGGCTGTACCGCGCGCCCCGTTACATCGCCCGCGTCACCACGGCCCGGGGCGAGGTGCTGTACGACGCGGCCAATGATCCCACCAAACCCAGGCGGGTGTGGTCGCCGCAGGTGGCTTGGCTGGGGCTGGACATGATCCGGGGCGTGGTCAACGACCTGACCCCGGCGCAGGGCGGGCTGGCCAGCCGGGCCAAGTTCGGCGACTGGCCGGTCGGCGGCAAGACGGGCACGAGTAACGGTCCCAAGGACTTCTGGTTCGTGGGAACCACGCCCCTGTACACCGGGGCCGTATGGGTGGGCAAACAGCAGGGCGGCGAGATGCCCGTCTCCTACTACTCGGGATTTGTCAACGCGCCCATCTGGCGGCGCATGATGGAACTTGCCCACGCCGGCAAGACGCCCACGAAGTTCGTGGAACCGCCTGGCATCCTGTATGTGAACGCCCCGGACCCGGGCTGGCTGCCAGGCGTGAAGATGGCGGTGCTGGACCCCAGGTTCAAGACCGACCAGACCCAGGTCGTGCAGGATGACCCCGCGCCCACCGTCTACAACGAGGTGGCCTGGTCGCCCAGCGCGCCTGATCCGCGCACCGCGCTGGTGCCGGTAGACCGCACCACCGGCCGCCTCGCCACTGAATTCACGCCGCCTGAGAACGTCGTGATGCGCCGGGTGGACATTGAGGCCCTGCCCGGCTACTCGCCGGACCCCAACCCTGCTCCCCTCAAGGACGAACAGCCGGACCCGCAGGCCCTCAAGGCTGTGCGCGCGCCGGGTACGGCCCCAGCCCCCACGCCCAAGGACGACACCTCGCCCTGA
- a CDS encoding penicillin-binding protein encodes MPGMKRAPLLTLLLALGTPDAGARVRLGEALPAHPWAEAGREVIVVYSHDCGDLGELWGAVMSAGLPVRAVNAEDVPAPAPAGLNVWRGAEATAFARALRVGTYPAVLLVRGGRVLNAWEGTFRGDLGITPGS; translated from the coding sequence ATGCCGGGGATGAAACGCGCGCCCCTGCTGACCCTCCTGCTGGCCCTGGGCACGCCCGACGCGGGAGCGCGGGTGCGGCTGGGCGAGGCTCTGCCCGCTCATCCCTGGGCAGAGGCCGGGCGCGAGGTGATCGTGGTGTACTCGCACGACTGCGGCGACCTGGGTGAACTGTGGGGCGCGGTGATGAGCGCCGGACTGCCGGTGCGCGCCGTGAACGCCGAGGACGTGCCCGCCCCTGCGCCTGCCGGGCTCAACGTCTGGCGGGGCGCCGAGGCCACCGCCTTTGCCCGTGCCCTGCGCGTGGGCACCTATCCGGCGGTGCTGCTGGTGCGCGGCGGGCGTGTGCTGAACGCCTGGGAAGGGACGTTCCGGGGAGACCTGGGCATCACGCCCGGGTCCTGA